A region of Elusimicrobiota bacterium DNA encodes the following proteins:
- a CDS encoding acyltransferase, whose product MEDITKAPQNRLAALDGLRGYAAIAVVIYHAILFPIAARASDLLAMRAWSLKGYDFWARLILAGVSGETAVILFFAMRGAVLLRSLDSETRRSGTFRTLALFAPRRAFRIYPALIGCLVGLYVIYEGIFLMFPSIYPTPNLNATIINATLYDTSAHGATWTLKAEIQSIPLILIAFILRKTLGTFGLTLLLIYSVLLLESSYISFGIQLVSGCLMYFVAGFIAYDLSKSTLIQDLMRGWRWVSVLAIIIFLRAFFSLSSNVAKLLQLAGVVVFISYLLSGQTSSLTRFLSWRISVFFGKISYSLYLWNVIFLNILLIPAVRYGWTKTHYIESGLIIGIGATIISIPFSMLSEKCLERPFSSMWKSPKRVSLGAP is encoded by the coding sequence ATGGAAGACATCACCAAAGCACCTCAAAATCGACTTGCTGCTCTGGATGGCCTGCGTGGATACGCAGCAATCGCGGTCGTTATTTATCACGCGATACTGTTTCCTATCGCAGCCCGAGCCAGCGACCTTCTCGCCATGCGCGCCTGGTCTTTAAAGGGATATGATTTTTGGGCGCGTCTTATTCTGGCCGGTGTGAGTGGCGAGACCGCTGTAATTCTATTTTTTGCAATGAGAGGAGCAGTCCTTTTGCGCTCACTGGATAGCGAAACAAGGCGAAGCGGGACGTTCCGCACTCTTGCGCTGTTTGCACCTCGTAGAGCATTCAGAATTTATCCAGCATTGATCGGATGCTTAGTCGGTCTGTATGTTATATATGAAGGCATCTTCTTGATGTTCCCTAGCATTTACCCAACCCCTAACCTTAACGCCACCATCATAAATGCAACCCTTTACGATACATCCGCACACGGCGCAACTTGGACATTGAAGGCTGAAATACAATCCATCCCGTTGATACTTATAGCCTTCATTCTTAGAAAAACATTGGGAACCTTTGGCCTGACATTGTTGCTTATATACTCAGTGCTTTTGTTAGAAAGTTCATATATTTCATTTGGAATTCAGCTTGTTTCCGGATGCTTGATGTATTTTGTAGCCGGCTTCATAGCATATGACCTTTCCAAGTCGACTCTCATACAGGACCTCATGCGCGGTTGGCGATGGGTTTCAGTCCTGGCAATCATAATTTTTCTCAGAGCTTTCTTTTCACTATCATCTAATGTCGCAAAGCTATTACAACTCGCTGGCGTTGTTGTATTCATAAGCTACCTTTTGAGCGGCCAAACTAGCTCGCTGACTAGATTTTTATCTTGGCGGATTTCAGTATTTTTCGGAAAAATCAGCTACAGCCTTTACCTTTGGAATGTGATTTTTCTAAATATCCTTCTAATCCCTGCCGTGCGATATGGATGGACCAAGACTCACTATATCGAATCTGGATTAATTATTGGGATCGGCGCAACCATCATATCAATCCCGTTTTCAATGCTATCTGAGAAATGCTTGGAGCGTCCTTTCTCCAGTATGTGGAAATCTCCAAAGCGTGTCTCTTTAGGTGCGCCATGA
- a CDS encoding transposase: MDSELWANIRRLHLSEHLSKASVARQLNIHRDTVRRALAAHDGPPKNGLPHPTVSSKLDAFKPHLAERIAQFPDIPGTTLFREIRGQGYVGGMSILWEHLQAIRPGAPKAFLRLETLPGEFAQVDWAHCGTILIGNRTWKLSCFLMVLSYSRMLYLEK, encoded by the coding sequence ATGGATTCCGAACTCTGGGCTAACATCCGACGGCTTCACCTAAGCGAACACCTGTCCAAAGCCTCCGTCGCTCGACAATTGAACATCCACCGGGACACCGTGCGGCGCGCATTGGCCGCCCACGATGGCCCCCCTAAAAATGGACTCCCCCACCCCACCGTTTCTTCCAAGCTGGATGCGTTCAAGCCCCACCTGGCGGAACGGATCGCCCAATTTCCAGACATCCCCGGCACGACACTCTTCCGGGAAATACGCGGTCAAGGCTACGTCGGGGGCATGAGCATCTTGTGGGAACATCTCCAGGCGATCCGCCCAGGCGCGCCAAAAGCGTTTCTCCGCCTGGAAACCCTGCCAGGCGAATTCGCCCAAGTCGATTGGGCCCACTGCGGGACGATCCTCATCGGGAACCGGACATGGAAGCTATCGTGTTTCCTGATGGTTCTAAGCTATTCCCGAATGCTCTACCTGGAGAAATAG
- a CDS encoding IS3 family transposase gives MDLMCRALDVSRSGYYRRRGAAVSSREQENQVLLNRIKEIFENSRRTYGSPRVTEELQERGFRCGRHRVARLMRRAGIQAKVKKRFRAKGHKGKRFVGVPNLVQRVFSAPQANRLWLADITYIWTREGWTYLAAILDVYSRKIVGWSLGRRPTTELARAAFERALGQRKVEPGLVHHSDQGAQYANHEYQALLKAKGIDGSMGDKGTCYDNAMMESFFHTLKTEHTYWQSYGSREEAEHSLFDYIELFYNAERRHSGVGYKSPSAFEKQNS, from the coding sequence GTGGATCTGATGTGCCGGGCGCTGGATGTGTCACGAAGCGGGTATTACCGGCGACGGGGAGCAGCAGTGAGCTCCCGGGAGCAAGAGAATCAGGTTCTTTTGAACCGAATCAAAGAGATCTTTGAAAATAGCCGCCGGACTTACGGGAGCCCGCGCGTGACCGAAGAACTGCAGGAACGTGGGTTCCGCTGCGGGCGCCATCGCGTCGCGCGACTCATGAGGCGCGCGGGAATCCAAGCGAAGGTAAAGAAACGGTTCCGGGCCAAGGGACACAAAGGGAAGAGGTTTGTGGGCGTGCCGAACCTCGTTCAGCGGGTCTTTTCCGCGCCCCAGGCCAACCGGCTTTGGCTTGCGGACATTACGTATATCTGGACGCGGGAAGGCTGGACCTATTTGGCGGCGATCCTGGACGTCTATTCCCGCAAGATCGTGGGATGGTCCTTGGGGCGCCGACCGACGACAGAATTGGCCCGGGCAGCATTTGAAAGAGCTCTGGGCCAGCGAAAAGTGGAACCCGGATTGGTCCACCATTCGGATCAGGGGGCGCAATACGCGAACCATGAATACCAGGCGCTGCTGAAAGCCAAAGGGATCGATGGCAGCATGGGCGACAAAGGAACGTGCTACGACAACGCCATGATGGAGTCGTTCTTTCACACGCTGAAAACTGAGCACACATATTGGCAGAGTTATGGGTCACGCGAAGAGGCGGAACACAGTCTGTTCGATTACATCGAGTTGTTTTACAATGCCGAGAGGCGGCATTCTGGAGTGGGCTACAAAAGCCCATCGGCTTTTGAGAAGCAGAACTCATGA
- a CDS encoding alpha/beta hydrolase, whose protein sequence is MKRAWRRQRGRNTTTPGNVVWADGKETFREVEDENATAARTLLYTDRNVGTTYDLNGRMTRTDSTRYWGAALAALAGGQKYEQNYDGGGVQGLSEDWTSGQAQMTTTYGYDAGSGLLSSMKVTADGTGVHANGEVQAMGIHLTYHQSAIKYDSLGRITSYHQSVTQVEKYDYVKQVQKGLKRKNAKKSATESVTTESDVQVLEYDGFGRQVHTITTSQRNDRNKVWTQTDARVKSFDDHGRALEVERFTQSKATVEKKKGSLGMQVLSIAVIAINPVVGLAMLSSTSLGGQNIHSFSHTVAVNQYKADGTLDEEATKAHTTTLEEYSYQQGQNFGDKTMQAVDISVAVALVVATVVSFGAATPLAVFGFAVLFAGAGVAYQGARQGISINDFEAHPDREQAHQSRMMVAQFGATVATAGVASWASQTSAVVQLTGMVTQVGVAAAGGAHGKTLWTVAAVSAVNGLMGGYGLSGGGNALRAGVGELVRQTGMTYGKSSQRTTWMLAGTAIGASGDTGQMATSVGKSLALGLYAKKNDGSGGTDQERYQQGFVVSAMGEALGTALGLGTKLYEERAFEQKASALGKTPAEYREYLSSLPQPKKDLTFTGFMSDLGAGLMSPLKALAGWMGLPGSGAKGPAETGNKILSPGEPSVGAENSATNAPTPAIPGVGAEPKGTPTGAMPRLGTPNLLPRGAVEGTPEGEPLGEGTRKAPRLTPTLDLFPFPIIRFPSMRLGPLGMKPTRSRETNLGEEPLMATGPNLFGPAELAETAYALFLSPVHRDVGGLMFSWTDLSGGATDPIAPSAMGQVLEAGRASVRNLGARRAAKEESRTKAVRQEFDKRTSEELAVVIERKREASRTAAEFLRSVVGQSGNPFVSHWGKGQVLEIAGAKDREENLMAVRRLIGNGRWEEASVLEQSGAESYHTAQKEALTEKLGAINYWVNEEKVKARDSETLAMLGSMAVSIEKAKAALARDEVATKREGDVKALVAGILTAYRSKDMQKASAVIGTYLAPEYNAKQTPLGKSLSLVSGAWGKVKMLNPMDPGGLVSAFTSKLAENRQERRDYMALRLGELNEASEVLASTSRTLGREKGDSALVRGRAGLAAVEYLTRGAGLSRASSLFKARAKEGMPLALVGKQRVAETQFKRREALGVLTSMARGDGEANPKEMEKAVQRMELFTLYGNDLGTAAGLMTEREAMRYDIGANIGACLMPKTTRSVGQGTDALLKSVLVRGEIGNGGLLNAMEEAYSIRSDLGWHTIITTANALMWTASGVQAVRGGWLAASRLATLRGAPLTKIERVVATFKLAGRTGLLKGTEKMAFGPKWGVAAWNETVSLMATPGATAIKYLVGGGIMTGIRAGQTGLKERRLLTMGEAWDSFGEGVLITGPFGVLAAPVEAIPGLSTLTGKGAAARGWMSTEALAGGVTARGLSLTDRIWAAGVTGMSTGENLLGMWAVQSVTKETVNGLGSVMYGDVTTEGMRVAVADQVGGAVGLTKMFKGITLADVWETEILRSAQAEKSAFPLPRDGILLTASKAPYARAAAQGKGYGNPAGEGVWVTVPEAYRGVKTSLDVARNGALFEVGGNGHLLLDPARGEKIVMIRVVDPTGVEWRVPLDRAPLDPGVLPNGSNGTNNGRGRSYVEGNQTSGGSPEWLVRRIEIKDGAYEVLGEFDPSEVGGARWNKALADGKKAGGSGFKGPGFESTVSAPIVSVKDVPAAAEAARRVAEKGGSVKLNVTPEAGELLLKEFGTMADARAVKAWHEGNAEVLLAGKEAAEVQLKLANAETDSLKLKRKGVETSKGMHEVELKKAKLEQIAAAEDAKIKRAEADALKQKIDGVNDGTARQTVRPQAGNTEGGAAPRLEEVTGSKDSRIFIDGDGTAKTGSGGPVEGLRADQGQAERSKLGQAEDGRPAVKRGHSGPENLGPKDIERLRTDGAGGGGIESAIRKRSARVGKAEARVGQTTRRVSELEGIIYGETSQVKSLTERIDGFESEGRRLASEVSLLDGGRLRHLGGAADAEALMKSWAGDPARQGGRGVDLKIRFDAAERAILPGTVVESGLLRVAERLSGRNLGTGAVHSKAKVAPGVEVEVVESAPGTKTDPGTREPGHGYRFEFNQEGWVVTDLQQGANGQKVWTTLDGMGIGSRAGPGRVRVGTADEALALAQAHWNVNRRGEPPLVWDVKAFESARIEAEARGVSPETRRWALWGAGQINWVWEVFQDSFDNAFDTGGRSGASALSRDKWAWQKSLVAVGALAVVVSGASASTLPTTSGTGGPAPMITPALEGRPSVHSAHDPAQPVVVPLGQAVESKDWWSETTHAVSHTLTATKDRVVANAKVVQNKAARLYQSTKDTVAEVADRTMDVTHQWAVATVQTAQKVKEATVDTTQKAMAWTARVSRSAEENAKAYVLGYPDDAKMVVGYIGEKSSVAYGLALLKYGARVKEDPIPGYEKIASPLSTKVLADQDGMSFYSVQKGTPHKIQPVAVFEMRHSYRVVPGLGMTSFSPPIRLEKGENASQVSLMFNTAPGEIEAELKTSKTIDLFIHGYNVPSENSLNMGMNFAKGLLSNQYKNPGLMVSWSGDLGSNRFSKLALFRRAEHSADISWQGLQRLESFVKVYNPDIKINAVTHSLGAHLLLEAAANGVKFNNVVLFVPAVDNEDISVGGKYEKAIQNIDHLTIVYSERQEVVFGLSYRLTQWDRALGYTGPSGLVRHPDFKAINATDARRNPYGIEINSHSDIYEPEAVEMLYRQWRLGQKR, encoded by the coding sequence TTGAAAAGAGCGTGGAGAAGACAACGGGGGCGAAATACGACAACGCCCGGGAACGTGGTGTGGGCGGACGGCAAGGAGACCTTCCGGGAAGTGGAGGACGAAAACGCAACCGCAGCGCGGACATTGCTCTATACGGACCGGAACGTGGGGACGACTTACGACCTGAACGGCCGGATGACGCGGACGGATTCCACCCGCTATTGGGGAGCCGCCCTGGCGGCGCTGGCCGGTGGGCAGAAATACGAGCAAAACTACGACGGCGGCGGCGTTCAGGGCCTGTCCGAAGATTGGACGAGCGGCCAAGCGCAGATGACGACGACCTACGGCTACGATGCCGGGTCCGGATTACTGTCCTCCATGAAAGTGACCGCGGACGGCACCGGCGTTCACGCGAACGGCGAAGTGCAGGCCATGGGCATCCACCTGACGTACCACCAATCCGCCATCAAATATGACAGCCTAGGAAGGATCACCAGCTACCACCAAAGCGTGACGCAGGTGGAGAAATACGATTACGTGAAGCAGGTGCAGAAGGGCCTGAAACGAAAGAACGCGAAGAAGAGCGCCACGGAATCGGTAACCACGGAGAGCGACGTCCAGGTGCTGGAATACGATGGATTCGGAAGACAAGTCCACACGATCACGACCAGCCAGCGGAACGACCGGAACAAGGTGTGGACGCAGACGGACGCGCGGGTGAAGAGTTTCGACGACCACGGGCGGGCGTTGGAGGTGGAACGGTTCACCCAGAGCAAGGCGACGGTGGAGAAGAAGAAAGGAAGCCTGGGAATGCAGGTTCTGTCGATCGCGGTGATCGCCATAAATCCGGTCGTAGGATTGGCGATGCTATCCTCCACATCCCTGGGCGGCCAAAACATTCACTCTTTCAGTCACACGGTGGCCGTGAACCAATACAAAGCGGACGGCACGTTGGACGAGGAAGCTACGAAAGCCCACACCACGACGTTGGAAGAATACAGCTACCAGCAAGGCCAAAACTTCGGCGACAAGACCATGCAGGCCGTGGACATTTCTGTGGCGGTGGCGCTGGTGGTGGCCACGGTCGTATCCTTTGGGGCGGCGACGCCCTTGGCGGTGTTTGGTTTCGCGGTCCTGTTCGCCGGGGCTGGGGTGGCTTACCAGGGCGCGCGGCAAGGGATTTCAATCAATGATTTTGAGGCGCACCCCGACCGTGAGCAAGCGCACCAAAGCCGGATGATGGTGGCGCAGTTTGGGGCGACGGTGGCAACGGCGGGCGTGGCGAGCTGGGCGTCGCAGACGAGCGCGGTGGTGCAGTTGACGGGCATGGTCACGCAGGTGGGGGTTGCGGCGGCGGGGGGCGCGCATGGGAAAACCCTATGGACGGTGGCGGCCGTGTCTGCGGTGAACGGGCTGATGGGCGGGTATGGGTTGTCCGGCGGCGGGAACGCTTTGCGGGCGGGGGTCGGGGAGCTTGTGCGACAAACCGGGATGACCTACGGCAAGTCGTCACAAAGGACGACGTGGATGCTGGCGGGCACGGCGATCGGCGCGTCCGGGGACACGGGTCAAATGGCGACGAGCGTTGGGAAATCCCTCGCCCTGGGTTTATACGCCAAAAAGAACGACGGAAGCGGTGGAACGGACCAGGAGCGTTACCAACAAGGGTTCGTGGTGAGCGCCATGGGCGAGGCATTGGGAACGGCGTTGGGGCTGGGGACAAAGTTGTATGAGGAGCGAGCGTTTGAGCAAAAAGCGTCGGCCCTGGGGAAAACCCCCGCAGAATACCGGGAATATCTATCTTCACTTCCCCAACCGAAGAAGGACCTGACGTTCACAGGGTTTATGAGCGATCTGGGGGCGGGTCTGATGTCGCCCTTAAAGGCCCTGGCGGGCTGGATGGGTTTGCCAGGGTCGGGAGCTAAAGGACCCGCCGAAACCGGAAACAAAATTCTCTCCCCCGGTGAACCATCGGTCGGAGCGGAGAACAGCGCAACGAACGCCCCCACCCCGGCAATTCCCGGCGTGGGCGCCGAGCCGAAGGGAACGCCGACCGGCGCCATGCCGCGCCTTGGAACCCCGAATCTTCTGCCCCGTGGGGCGGTTGAAGGAACCCCGGAAGGTGAGCCCTTAGGGGAGGGAACAAGAAAAGCGCCGAGACTGACGCCGACGTTGGACCTGTTCCCGTTCCCGATCATCCGTTTTCCCTCCATGCGCCTTGGGCCTCTAGGGATGAAGCCCACGAGATCACGAGAAACGAATTTGGGTGAAGAGCCATTGATGGCAACGGGACCGAATCTATTTGGCCCCGCAGAACTTGCGGAGACGGCCTATGCTCTGTTCTTGAGCCCGGTTCATCGCGATGTTGGGGGGCTGATGTTTTCTTGGACTGATCTCTCTGGCGGGGCTACTGATCCTATTGCGCCCAGCGCGATGGGACAAGTTTTGGAGGCGGGGCGTGCCTCGGTGCGCAACCTGGGGGCGAGACGGGCGGCCAAGGAAGAATCAAGGACGAAGGCTGTCCGTCAGGAATTCGACAAACGGACGTCGGAAGAGTTGGCTGTGGTGATCGAGCGGAAACGGGAGGCGAGTCGAACCGCGGCGGAGTTCTTGCGTAGCGTTGTTGGGCAGAGCGGGAATCCGTTCGTAAGTCATTGGGGGAAAGGACAGGTATTGGAGATTGCGGGGGCGAAAGACAGGGAAGAGAACTTAATGGCGGTGAGACGGTTGATTGGGAATGGCCGATGGGAAGAGGCCTCCGTGTTGGAGCAAAGCGGGGCAGAGTCTTACCACACCGCGCAGAAAGAAGCTCTGACGGAAAAATTGGGAGCGATCAACTATTGGGTCAACGAAGAGAAGGTGAAAGCGCGGGATTCAGAAACTTTGGCTATGTTGGGGTCGATGGCGGTTTCGATTGAAAAGGCGAAGGCGGCCTTAGCCAGGGATGAGGTTGCGACAAAGAGAGAGGGGGATGTGAAGGCGTTGGTGGCTGGGATCCTCACGGCGTATCGAAGTAAGGACATGCAAAAGGCGTCGGCTGTCATAGGGACTTACTTGGCTCCAGAATACAATGCCAAACAAACGCCGTTGGGTAAATCTCTCTCGTTGGTAAGCGGTGCGTGGGGAAAAGTGAAGATGCTGAATCCCATGGATCCGGGCGGGTTGGTGAGTGCGTTCACATCGAAGCTGGCGGAGAACCGCCAGGAGCGGCGGGACTATATGGCGTTGCGGCTGGGAGAATTAAACGAGGCGTCGGAGGTCTTGGCATCGACGAGCCGAACGTTGGGGCGAGAGAAGGGGGATTCCGCGCTGGTTCGGGGTCGGGCGGGTTTGGCGGCGGTGGAATATTTGACGCGTGGGGCGGGCTTGTCGCGGGCTTCCTCACTTTTTAAAGCGCGCGCGAAGGAAGGGATGCCGTTGGCGTTGGTCGGGAAACAGCGCGTGGCTGAAACGCAATTTAAACGACGAGAGGCTCTGGGGGTTCTGACTTCCATGGCGCGGGGAGATGGCGAAGCGAATCCAAAGGAGATGGAGAAAGCCGTTCAGAGGATGGAATTGTTTACCCTGTATGGCAACGACCTCGGAACCGCGGCGGGCCTGATGACGGAGCGAGAGGCGATGCGGTATGACATAGGAGCCAACATTGGGGCGTGTCTAATGCCTAAAACGACCAGGTCGGTCGGGCAGGGAACGGATGCGTTGCTAAAGTCTGTGCTAGTGCGTGGGGAAATCGGAAACGGAGGTCTATTGAACGCGATGGAAGAGGCCTACTCTATTCGGTCGGACCTTGGTTGGCACACGATAATAACGACAGCGAACGCATTAATGTGGACCGCGAGCGGGGTTCAGGCGGTTCGTGGGGGCTGGTTGGCCGCGTCCCGGTTGGCTACGCTTCGTGGGGCGCCCCTCACGAAAATAGAACGCGTGGTGGCGACGTTTAAACTCGCTGGTAGGACGGGTCTTTTGAAAGGCACAGAAAAAATGGCTTTCGGGCCCAAATGGGGGGTGGCGGCGTGGAATGAAACAGTGAGTTTGATGGCGACACCCGGTGCGACGGCGATCAAATATCTTGTGGGCGGAGGAATAATGACGGGGATCCGCGCTGGCCAAACGGGTTTGAAAGAAAGGCGTTTGTTGACGATGGGAGAAGCCTGGGACTCGTTTGGTGAAGGAGTGTTGATCACCGGACCCTTTGGGGTGTTGGCCGCGCCGGTGGAGGCGATTCCGGGATTATCCACATTGACCGGCAAGGGCGCGGCGGCGCGAGGTTGGATGTCCACGGAAGCGTTGGCGGGTGGGGTGACGGCGCGTGGGTTGAGCCTAACGGATCGGATTTGGGCGGCCGGGGTCACCGGAATGTCGACGGGGGAAAATCTTCTTGGGATGTGGGCGGTCCAGTCTGTAACGAAGGAGACGGTGAATGGGTTAGGATCGGTGATGTATGGGGATGTGACAACGGAAGGAATGCGGGTGGCCGTGGCGGATCAGGTGGGCGGGGCGGTGGGGCTGACGAAAATGTTCAAAGGAATAACGTTAGCGGATGTATGGGAGACAGAGATTCTGCGGTCAGCTCAAGCGGAAAAATCAGCTTTCCCTCTTCCACGCGACGGTATCTTGCTGACAGCGAGCAAAGCGCCGTATGCGCGTGCCGCCGCTCAAGGGAAAGGGTATGGAAATCCTGCTGGGGAGGGGGTATGGGTGACGGTGCCGGAGGCTTACCGCGGGGTCAAGACCTCTTTGGATGTGGCGCGAAACGGGGCGCTATTTGAGGTGGGAGGAAACGGGCATTTGTTGTTGGATCCTGCGCGCGGCGAAAAAATAGTTATGATCCGGGTCGTAGATCCTACTGGAGTGGAATGGCGGGTGCCGCTTGACCGTGCGCCCTTGGATCCCGGAGTGTTGCCGAACGGAAGCAACGGGACGAACAACGGACGAGGCCGGTCCTATGTGGAGGGGAACCAGACGTCCGGAGGGTCGCCGGAATGGCTGGTGCGGCGGATTGAAATAAAAGACGGGGCCTATGAGGTGCTGGGAGAATTCGACCCTTCCGAGGTAGGCGGAGCGCGGTGGAACAAGGCGCTGGCGGACGGGAAAAAGGCGGGGGGGAGCGGATTCAAAGGCCCCGGTTTTGAGTCGACGGTATCCGCGCCGATCGTGAGTGTGAAGGATGTTCCAGCGGCGGCGGAAGCGGCGAGGCGAGTGGCGGAGAAGGGCGGAAGCGTGAAGTTGAACGTGACGCCGGAGGCGGGGGAATTGTTGTTGAAGGAATTCGGAACGATGGCGGACGCGCGGGCGGTGAAAGCCTGGCACGAAGGGAACGCGGAAGTGCTTTTGGCGGGAAAAGAAGCGGCGGAAGTTCAGTTGAAATTGGCGAACGCGGAAACGGACTCGCTGAAATTGAAGCGAAAGGGAGTGGAAACATCGAAGGGGATGCATGAAGTGGAATTAAAGAAAGCCAAGCTGGAGCAAATAGCGGCGGCGGAAGACGCCAAAATAAAACGAGCGGAGGCTGACGCGCTCAAACAAAAGATCGACGGAGTGAACGATGGGACTGCTAGACAAACTGTTCGGCCGCAAGCGGGGAACACCGAAGGTGGAGCCGCGCCAAGACTTGAAGAAGTCACCGGATCCAAAGACAGCCGCATTTTCATTGACGGAGACGGAACGGCAAAAACAGGAAGCGGAGGCCCTGTCGAAGGACTTCGGGCGGATCAAGGACAAGCTGAGCGATCCAAGCTGGGACAAGCTGAAGACGGGCGTCCAGCAGTTAAACGAGGACATAGCGGACCTGAAAACCTGGGGCCAAAAGACATTGAGCGATTACGAACGGATGGGGCAGGAGGCGGCGGAATTGAAAGCGCTATTAGAAAGCGATCAGCAAGAGTTGGGAAAGCAGAAGCAAGAGTTGGACAGACTACTCGAAGAGTTTCTGAGCTTGAAGGGATCATTTATGGAGAAACTTCGCAAGTCAAATCTCTCACAGAGCGAATTGACGGATTTGAAAGCGAGGGCAGGCGCCTTGCGAGCGAGGTATCGCTCCTTGACGGGGGAAGATTACGACATTTGGGCGGAGCTGCTGACGCTGAAGCCCTGATGAAATCGTGGGCGGGGGACCCGGCGCGCCAGGGAGGCCGTGGGGTGGACCTAAAGATTCGGTTCGATGCGGCGGAGCGCGCGATCTTGCCTGGAACCGTGGTTGAGTCTGGCCTGTTGCGCGTGGCTGAACGATTGTCGGGGCGAAATCTTGGGACGGGCGCGGTGCATTCGAAGGCGAAGGTGGCGCCTGGTGTGGAAGTGGAGGTGGTGGAATCGGCGCCTGGAACCAAGACGGACCCTGGCACGAGAGAACCCGGGCATGGATACCGTTTTGAATTCAATCAAGAAGGATGGGTGGTGACGGATCTCCAGCAGGGGGCGAACGGTCAGAAAGTGTGGACGACGTTGGACGGAATGGGGATCGGATCCCGTGCGGGCCCCGGCCGAGTCCGAGTGGGGACGGCGGACGAGGCGCTGGCCCTGGCGCAAGCGCATTGGAATGTAAACCGGCGGGGGGAACCCCCGTTGGTCTGGGACGTGAAAGCGTTCGAATCGGCGCGGATCGAGGCGGAAGCCCGCGGGGTGTCGCCTGAAACGCGGCGCTGGGCGTTGTGGGGCGCGGGGCAAATAAATTGGGTGTGGGAAGTGTTTCAAGACAGTTTCGATAACGCTTTTGACACGGGAGGCCGATCGGGCGCGTCCGCGCTGAGTCGAGATAAATGGGCTTGGCAAAAATCGTTGGTTGCCGTCGGAGCGCTGGCCGTCGTCGTTTCGGGGGCATCCGCTTCCACTTTGCCCACGACCAGCGGGACGGGCGGTCCCGCTCCCATGATTACCCCCGCCTTGGAAGGCCGGCCTTCCGTTCATTCAGCCCACGATCCTGCTCAACCGGTCGTGGTCCCCTTGGGGCAGGCGGTGGAAAGCAAAGACTGGTGGTCGGAGACGACCCATGCCGTTTCCCACACCTTAACCGCCACGAAGGATCGCGTGGTGGCCAACGCCAAAGTGGTTCAAAACAAAGCGGCTCGGCTATACCAATCCACAAAAGACACGGTCGCCGAAGTGGCAGACCGAACCATGGACGTGACACACCAGTGGGCAGTAGCCACCGTCCAAACCGCCCAAAAAGTCAAAGAGGCCACCGTGGATACGACCCAAAAAGCAATGGCTTGGACAGCCCGCGTATCGCGGAGCGCGGAGGAGAACGCCAAGGCGTATGTGCTTGGGTATCCTGACGATGCAAAGATGGTGGTGGGGTATATCGGGGAGAAGTCTTCCGTCGCCTACGGCTTAGCGCTATTGAAATACGGGGCGCGGGTCAAAGAGGATCCCATCCCTGGCTACGAGAAGATCGCGAGCCCCTTGAGCACAAAGGTCCTCGCCGATCAAGACGGAATGAGTTTTTATTCTGTCCAAAAAGGCACCCCTCACAAAATTCAACCCGTAGCTGTTTTTGAAATGCGCCACAGCTATCGTGTAGTTCCAGGTCTTGGTATGACATCTTTTTCTCCCCCGATCAGATTGGAGAAAGGTGAAAACGCTTCCCAAGTCAGCCTCATGTTTAACACGGCGCCTGGCGAAATCGAGGCCGAGTTGAAAACTTCCAAGACTATTGACCTATTCATTCACGGCTATAACGTGCCAAGCGAAAATTCATTGAACATGGGAATGAATTTCGCTAAAGGATTACTTTCAAATCAATACAAAAATCCTGGTTTGATGGTTTCCTGGTCTGGAGACCTCGGTAGTAATAGGTTTTCCAAGTTGGCCCTTTTCCGCCGGGCCGAGCATTCGGCCGATATTTCTTGGCAGGGCCTTCAAAGGCTGGAGAGCTTCGTAAAGGTCTACAACCCCGACATCAAAATAAACGCGGTGACTCATAGCTTGGGTGCTCACCTTCTTTTGGAGGCGGCGGCCAATGGTGTTAAGTTTAATAACGTGGTTCTCTTCGTTCCTGCCGTTGATAACGAGGACATTTCCGTTGGCGGCAAATACGAGAAGGCCATCCAAAACATAGACCACCTGACGATCGTGTATTCGGAAAGGCAGGAAGTGGTCTTTGGTTTATCCTACCGTCTTACTCAATGGGACCGCGCGCTTGGTTACACGGGTCCTTCCGGATTGGTTCGCCATCCTGACTTCAAGGCTATTAACGCCACCGACGCTCGGCGCAATCCATACGGGATAGAAATCAATAGCCACAGCGACATTTATGAGCCAGAAGCCGTTGAAATGCTGTATCGTCAATGGCGCCTGGGGCAGAAACGATGA
- a CDS encoding transposase, which yields MEKRTRRTFDANFKHNALRMVFDEGVPLEEVARKLDIHRQVLHRWKQDYKQDPKNAFPGRGRRKDLEEENRRLRQALKNAEEEREILKKTLTILSRPKSIDSGL from the coding sequence ATGGAGAAGCGAACACGGCGAACGTTTGACGCCAATTTCAAACACAATGCGTTGCGAATGGTCTTCGATGAAGGGGTCCCCCTGGAGGAAGTAGCGCGAAAGCTGGATATCCATCGGCAGGTGCTGCACCGCTGGAAACAGGACTACAAACAAGACCCCAAGAACGCCTTTCCCGGTCGCGGACGACGAAAGGACCTGGAAGAAGAAAACCGGAGGCTCCGGCAGGCGTTGAAAAATGCCGAAGAAGAGCGCGAGATTCTAAAAAAAACTTTAACCATCTTGTCGCGCCCAAAGTCGATCGATTCAGGCTTATAA